A single genomic interval of Stieleria maiorica harbors:
- a CDS encoding DotU family type IV/VI secretion system protein → MSPEFAAAVDPVFMYVSSVVDEIEANKSPSPEDISAKIRGLLDNAENMLGRRPDWELAKYALVAWVDDLLIEAAWDGSNWWEQNRLEFQIFKSTSAFSKFYEQSQKATELPQKDALEVFYVCVVLGFRGLYADPEATAQHEHFGVPASLDEWARRTGMAIQLGQGRPPILEQGRPGQGAPPLEGKYLLISSVICCVLLAAVAVGIGKMLVWP, encoded by the coding sequence ATGTCGCCTGAATTCGCCGCCGCCGTCGACCCCGTCTTCATGTACGTTTCGTCCGTCGTGGATGAAATCGAGGCGAACAAGAGTCCGAGCCCGGAGGACATCAGCGCGAAGATCCGAGGGTTATTGGACAATGCCGAAAATATGCTCGGCCGCCGTCCCGATTGGGAGCTAGCCAAGTATGCCCTGGTCGCCTGGGTCGATGACTTGTTGATCGAAGCGGCTTGGGACGGCAGCAATTGGTGGGAACAGAACCGGTTGGAGTTTCAGATCTTCAAAAGCACCAGCGCGTTTTCCAAGTTTTACGAACAGAGTCAAAAGGCGACCGAGTTGCCTCAGAAGGACGCGTTGGAAGTGTTTTACGTTTGCGTCGTGTTGGGGTTTCGCGGGCTTTACGCAGACCCCGAAGCGACCGCCCAACACGAACACTTCGGCGTGCCGGCTTCGCTGGATGAATGGGCCCGCCGGACCGGTATGGCGATTCAATTAGGGCAGGGCCGTCCGCCGATCCTGGAACAAGGTCGTCCCGGCCAAGGGGCACCGCCGCTGGAGGGAAAGTACTTGTTGATCAGTTCGGTGATCTGCTGCGTGCTGTTGGCCGCGGTCGCCGTCGGAATCGGAAAAATGTTGGTGTGGCCATGA
- the tssK gene encoding type VI secretion system baseplate subunit TssK: protein MHNESVAWLEGMFLRPHHMQAAERSIDENARQHVALDHGYNYGLRQISFSREAIANGQFELSECQARLRDGTVIWIDSAQQPDRVDLGKTGGSVKRSLSDAFDQVESIDVFLAVPKLRLGRPNTLPERGGQHRFVGLPGTVADENAGGNEQEISLRTLNVQILLGTDNLAGYETLPIARIKRSGAAEAAPELDSDYIPPVLGCDAWPELARDYVRAAYDIIGQKIEVLSSQVITRGIMQGAPEAGDMNRLLMLTALNAGYGSLRSLAFARGVHPHVAYTDLCRIVGSLSIFRSDRRPGEIPMYDHDDLARIFRWVLEEIRTLITEVQEYKFERRDFIGAGKGQEVSLDQKWMSKGWEWYIGVQYEQITAAQCRELLEIGRLDWKLGKSEKVDFMFRFRQDGLKITETKAPRALPQGDNWLFYSVNKSGPAWEDLRSDDSPRLGVRFKEALIANLATLQGKKELQIKDQGVDATLKLSLFAVPTAED, encoded by the coding sequence ATGCACAACGAGAGTGTTGCTTGGTTAGAGGGGATGTTTTTACGGCCCCATCACATGCAGGCCGCCGAACGAAGTATCGACGAGAATGCGAGACAGCATGTTGCGCTCGATCACGGATACAACTATGGCCTTCGGCAGATCAGTTTCAGCCGCGAAGCGATCGCCAACGGTCAGTTCGAATTGAGCGAATGTCAGGCGCGACTGCGCGACGGCACGGTGATTTGGATCGATTCGGCGCAACAACCCGACCGAGTGGATTTGGGTAAAACAGGTGGATCGGTCAAGCGAAGTTTGTCCGACGCGTTCGATCAGGTCGAATCGATCGATGTGTTCTTGGCCGTCCCCAAACTTCGACTCGGACGCCCCAACACCTTGCCCGAGCGAGGCGGACAGCATCGCTTTGTCGGACTTCCCGGCACGGTCGCCGATGAAAACGCGGGCGGAAACGAGCAAGAGATTTCGCTGCGGACGTTGAATGTTCAGATTCTGTTAGGAACGGACAACCTGGCCGGCTATGAAACGCTGCCGATCGCTCGGATCAAACGCTCCGGTGCCGCCGAGGCCGCGCCGGAATTGGACAGCGACTACATTCCGCCGGTGCTGGGCTGTGATGCCTGGCCGGAATTGGCGCGGGACTATGTCCGCGCCGCCTACGACATCATCGGTCAAAAGATCGAGGTGCTCAGTTCACAGGTCATCACCCGCGGGATCATGCAGGGGGCGCCTGAGGCCGGCGACATGAACCGGTTGCTGATGTTGACCGCGCTCAACGCCGGCTACGGATCGCTGCGGTCGTTGGCATTTGCCCGGGGGGTGCATCCGCACGTCGCGTACACCGACCTGTGTCGGATCGTCGGATCGCTTTCCATCTTTCGCTCCGACCGTCGCCCGGGTGAGATCCCGATGTACGACCACGACGACCTGGCGCGAATCTTCCGCTGGGTCCTGGAGGAGATTCGCACACTGATCACCGAAGTCCAGGAATACAAGTTCGAGCGACGCGACTTCATCGGCGCCGGCAAGGGGCAGGAAGTTTCGCTGGACCAGAAATGGATGAGCAAGGGCTGGGAATGGTACATTGGAGTTCAGTACGAGCAGATCACGGCGGCCCAGTGTCGTGAATTGCTGGAGATCGGTCGGTTGGATTGGAAGTTGGGCAAAAGCGAGAAGGTCGATTTCATGTTCCGTTTTCGGCAAGACGGACTGAAAATCACCGAAACGAAAGCCCCGCGGGCGCTTCCACAAGGCGACAACTGGCTGTTTTACAGCGTCAACAAAAGCGGGCCGGCGTGGGAAGATCTGCGCTCGGACGACTCACCGCGGTTGGGCGTCCGTTTCAAGGAGGCGTTGATCGCAAATTTGGCAACGTTGCAGGGAAAGAAGGAGCTGCAGATCAAGGATCAAGGCGTCGACGCCACGCTTAAGCTAAGTTTGTTCGCCGTCCCCACCGCCGAAGACTGA
- a CDS encoding Hcp family type VI secretion system effector gives MAAYIKFDGVDGECKDKDHKGWSDLLSFSQAVHQPGGSATGATRRRGDVIMEDLSCTKELDKSSPKIAESVCKGKVYPKVEIDVTASYTDAGRVTYYRYELTNVLVTSYNIGGAGQSESVPTEDFSLNFEEIKVTYTENDSKGKKKGNIEYSWKVEEGES, from the coding sequence ATGGCTGCTTACATCAAGTTTGATGGCGTCGATGGCGAATGCAAAGACAAGGACCACAAGGGATGGAGCGACTTGCTGTCGTTCAGCCAAGCGGTCCATCAACCCGGCGGCTCGGCCACCGGTGCGACGCGGCGTCGTGGCGACGTCATCATGGAAGACCTCTCCTGCACCAAGGAATTGGATAAATCGAGTCCCAAAATCGCCGAATCGGTGTGCAAGGGCAAGGTCTATCCGAAGGTCGAAATCGACGTCACCGCCTCGTACACCGATGCCGGTCGTGTGACCTACTATCGCTATGAACTGACCAACGTGCTCGTGACCAGCTATAACATCGGCGGTGCCGGGCAAAGCGAATCGGTCCCGACCGAAGACTTCTCGTTGAACTTCGAAGAGATCAAGGTGACGTACACCGAGAACGATTCCAAGGGCAAAAAGAAGGGCAACATCGAGTACAGCTGGAAGGTCGAAGAAGGCGAAAGTTGA
- a CDS encoding type VI secretion system Vgr family protein, with protein MALQQQNRLLNLNTVLGDDVLLLTSMTGNEEMGRLFHYQLELISDDPGIKPQDIVGTPIGWSIELADNSRRHWHGHVKSLARGDVDREGRRNYRVEVVPWLWFLTQTSDCKIFQDTKVPDIIDEVLGDYGFADYKSDFLLEHKEWEYCVQYRETDFNFLSRLMEQEGIFYYFQHSEGAHQMVITDHKDGYYTLPESNVDFPDDIGSRAIDDHLTSWERKFEFVPGKWAQRDYNFKTPSDDLGTDTGTVVDLPEISNYEMYDYPGEYGDKTVGGDETRLRIEAEETRHDIVAATSLCKTFQAGGRFTVDQHRDSDEEGAEVVITAIQHSASEPMGYETGEDAGLAYRNSITCLPSSRVFRTRRSTAKPIISGVQTAIVTGPPGEEIYPDEFGRVKCQFHWDRYGEKDDKSSCWIRVSQVHAGSGFGGISIPRIDEEVVVSFLEGDPDRPLVTGRVYHAQNMPPYGLPDSKNISGIKSNSTKGGGGYNEYVMDDTKGNELIREHGQFDKDSTIENDLREHVLNNRTRDVSVDEAVSIGSNQEINVGADRTVNVGANQDVSIGANSTLSVSSNRDVTVGGNRTLNVTGSQEDNTGSSRSTTVASSDTLDVGTTLEINAGTMIKLSVGGSVVEISNSGIKISGPMVDIAGAGTVNIVGGVVKVNS; from the coding sequence ATGGCACTTCAACAGCAAAACCGACTCTTGAATCTCAACACGGTTCTCGGCGACGATGTGCTCCTGCTCACGTCAATGACCGGCAACGAAGAAATGGGGCGGCTGTTTCACTATCAACTGGAATTGATCAGTGACGATCCGGGCATCAAGCCACAAGATATCGTCGGCACCCCGATCGGCTGGAGCATCGAGTTGGCCGACAACTCGCGCCGCCACTGGCACGGCCATGTGAAAAGTCTGGCCCGCGGTGACGTCGATCGTGAAGGTCGGCGCAACTACCGCGTCGAAGTCGTGCCCTGGCTGTGGTTCCTGACCCAAACCAGTGACTGCAAAATCTTTCAAGACACCAAGGTGCCCGACATCATCGACGAAGTCCTGGGTGACTACGGATTTGCCGACTACAAATCCGACTTTCTGCTCGAGCACAAGGAATGGGAGTATTGCGTCCAGTACCGTGAAACGGACTTCAACTTCTTGTCACGGCTGATGGAACAAGAAGGCATCTTCTATTACTTCCAACACTCCGAAGGTGCTCACCAGATGGTGATCACCGATCACAAAGACGGCTATTACACGCTGCCAGAGTCAAACGTCGATTTTCCCGACGACATCGGTTCGCGGGCGATTGACGACCACCTGACCAGCTGGGAACGCAAGTTCGAATTCGTGCCGGGCAAATGGGCCCAACGCGATTACAACTTCAAAACGCCCAGCGACGACCTGGGCACCGACACGGGGACGGTCGTCGACCTGCCCGAAATCAGCAACTACGAAATGTACGACTATCCCGGCGAATACGGCGACAAGACTGTCGGCGGCGACGAAACGCGGCTGCGGATCGAGGCCGAAGAAACGCGCCACGATATCGTCGCGGCGACCAGTTTGTGCAAAACGTTTCAGGCCGGTGGGCGGTTCACCGTCGATCAGCATCGCGACAGTGACGAAGAGGGCGCCGAGGTCGTGATCACGGCGATCCAACACAGCGCCAGCGAACCGATGGGATACGAGACCGGTGAGGACGCCGGGTTGGCATACCGCAACTCCATCACCTGTTTGCCCTCCTCACGCGTGTTTCGAACGCGACGCAGCACGGCCAAGCCGATCATCAGCGGCGTCCAGACGGCGATCGTTACCGGCCCGCCCGGTGAAGAAATCTATCCCGATGAATTCGGCCGCGTGAAATGTCAGTTTCATTGGGACCGTTACGGCGAAAAAGACGACAAGAGCAGTTGTTGGATCCGGGTGTCCCAGGTCCACGCCGGTTCCGGGTTCGGCGGAATCAGCATCCCCCGCATCGACGAAGAGGTGGTCGTCAGTTTCCTTGAAGGCGACCCCGATCGGCCGCTGGTGACCGGGCGCGTCTATCACGCACAAAACATGCCGCCCTACGGGCTGCCGGACTCCAAGAACATCAGCGGCATCAAGTCCAACAGCACCAAAGGCGGTGGCGGCTACAATGAGTACGTCATGGACGACACCAAAGGCAACGAACTGATCCGCGAACACGGGCAATTCGATAAAGATTCGACCATCGAAAACGATCTCCGCGAACACGTCCTGAACAATCGCACGCGGGACGTTTCGGTCGACGAAGCGGTCAGCATCGGCAGTAACCAGGAAATCAACGTCGGGGCCGATCGCACCGTGAATGTCGGTGCCAATCAAGACGTCTCGATCGGCGCTAATTCCACACTCAGTGTCAGTTCCAATCGCGACGTCACCGTCGGCGGTAATCGGACACTGAACGTGACCGGATCACAGGAAGACAACACCGGGTCCAGTCGAAGCACGACCGTCGCCAGCAGCGACACGCTGGACGTGGGCACCACACTGGAAATCAACGCCGGAACGATGATCAAGTTGTCCGTCGGCGGATCCGTCGTCGAAATCAGCAACAGCGGGATCAAGATTTCCGGCCCGATGGTCGACATCGCCGGCGCCGGAACGGTCAACATCGTCGGCGGCGTCGTCAAAGTCAATTCGTAG
- a CDS encoding DUF2169 family type VI secretion system accessory protein, whose protein sequence is MELENTTPFPALLFRGAIDEDRFCASVTCRVTYDLTDRGLVLSQEQPWIVSAEPWEGPHGGPMDSDEVFYRGGVDVLVFGQACPFRDDPTRGQVVVRVGDSFQSAVSVFGDRVWVERDGDLVPGQPQPFRSMPLELSHAYGGSDVWDELDIPYADNPAGRGYYLSRESAAGSPLPNLEDPANPISQWDDQGEPVATGTVPMAFGPKLKKFMVIDEVTGEMKKLDPRLFNSAFPHLIVDSVQPGQHVIVDGVFPHGSLAFAIPNADLEVVLQFDEEQIVAPLKIDQIGIECESKRVFIGWRYPFRYRFYPMQKRSCALRLRQPQT, encoded by the coding sequence ATGGAATTAGAAAACACAACTCCGTTTCCGGCTCTGCTGTTTCGCGGCGCAATCGACGAAGACCGGTTCTGTGCGTCGGTGACTTGCCGCGTCACGTACGATCTGACCGACCGTGGGCTGGTGCTGTCACAGGAACAGCCCTGGATTGTTTCCGCCGAACCCTGGGAAGGTCCCCATGGCGGGCCGATGGATAGCGACGAAGTGTTCTACCGTGGCGGTGTCGATGTGTTGGTGTTCGGCCAGGCGTGCCCGTTTCGCGATGACCCGACGCGCGGACAGGTGGTCGTTCGCGTCGGCGACTCGTTCCAATCGGCGGTCTCGGTTTTCGGCGACCGCGTCTGGGTCGAACGCGACGGCGATCTGGTCCCCGGCCAGCCACAACCGTTTCGGTCCATGCCGCTGGAATTGAGTCATGCCTACGGCGGAAGCGATGTCTGGGACGAATTGGACATCCCTTACGCCGACAATCCCGCCGGCCGCGGGTACTACCTGTCGCGTGAAAGCGCCGCCGGATCGCCGCTGCCCAATTTGGAAGACCCCGCCAATCCGATTTCCCAGTGGGACGACCAGGGCGAGCCCGTCGCCACCGGCACCGTCCCGATGGCATTCGGCCCCAAGTTGAAGAAGTTCATGGTGATCGACGAAGTCACCGGCGAGATGAAGAAGTTGGACCCCAGGCTGTTCAACAGCGCGTTCCCCCATTTGATCGTCGACTCGGTCCAGCCCGGTCAACACGTCATCGTCGACGGCGTGTTCCCGCACGGATCGCTTGCGTTTGCGATCCCAAATGCCGATCTGGAAGTCGTGCTGCAATTCGATGAGGAACAAATCGTGGCGCCGCTGAAGATCGATCAGATCGGAATCGAATGTGAATCCAAACGCGTCTTTATCGGCTGGAGATACCCGTTTCGCTATCGTTTTTACCCCATGCAAAAACGCAGCTGCGCACTTCGATTGCGACAACCGCAAACCTAA
- a CDS encoding DUF2169 domain-containing protein: MSQNTTQDAAATDQLPLATQVSGRTSNGDFILSVLAKRTYRWVDGHWYVDEEQEPLCGEALANADHPALMERDSDLHPHKEKTDVIVKGHAYGDGRTAFLAGVDVDAHRMMIHVSGDRMADRTTTNRLQFSPPQPVEKVPLCFSHAYGGVDTLSEAKYGNPFLELADQYRGQEIDLEAASPFRYPRNAGGMGYLMELDPATFQPIPLPNLEAPSQLLTPETLTYGDIDQWPRMPLPAATDWVDYGMFPRNALMGFVPWFDPEIASVIEIEANYVPAEIWHEDFRGNPSTFIAGLNGAPLPLQLPHLTGGEQVALRNIHPSLHQWGFTLPDEVPTLRTDGRQGKLNDTQAVIHTIVIYPDTGRMTILWRGSAKALRPYLPEELERMPFEAIWN, encoded by the coding sequence ATGAGCCAGAACACGACACAAGATGCCGCGGCGACGGACCAGCTGCCGCTGGCGACCCAGGTTTCCGGGCGAACGTCCAACGGAGATTTCATCCTTTCGGTCTTGGCCAAGCGGACGTATCGCTGGGTCGACGGCCACTGGTACGTCGATGAAGAACAGGAACCGTTGTGCGGCGAAGCCCTGGCTAACGCAGATCATCCCGCATTGATGGAGCGCGACAGCGATCTTCATCCGCACAAAGAGAAAACGGATGTGATCGTCAAAGGCCACGCCTATGGCGACGGCCGCACCGCGTTTCTGGCCGGCGTCGATGTCGACGCGCATCGGATGATGATTCATGTCAGCGGTGACCGCATGGCCGATCGGACGACAACAAACCGATTGCAATTTTCACCTCCCCAGCCCGTCGAAAAGGTTCCGCTGTGCTTCTCCCACGCCTACGGCGGTGTGGACACGCTCTCAGAGGCAAAGTATGGCAATCCGTTCTTGGAACTTGCCGATCAATACCGCGGCCAAGAGATCGATCTCGAAGCGGCCAGCCCGTTCCGGTATCCACGCAACGCCGGCGGGATGGGGTACTTGATGGAACTGGACCCCGCGACGTTCCAGCCGATTCCGCTTCCCAATCTGGAAGCCCCCTCCCAACTGTTGACTCCCGAGACGCTGACCTACGGCGACATCGACCAGTGGCCGCGGATGCCGCTGCCGGCCGCGACCGACTGGGTCGACTATGGGATGTTCCCCCGCAATGCCTTGATGGGATTCGTGCCCTGGTTTGATCCGGAAATCGCCTCGGTGATTGAAATCGAGGCGAATTATGTGCCGGCGGAGATTTGGCATGAAGACTTTCGCGGCAATCCGTCGACCTTTATCGCGGGACTCAACGGCGCCCCGCTACCGCTGCAACTGCCTCACCTGACCGGCGGAGAGCAGGTGGCGTTGCGAAACATCCATCCGTCGCTGCACCAGTGGGGATTCACGTTGCCCGACGAGGTTCCGACGTTGCGAACCGATGGCCGACAGGGAAAACTGAACGACACCCAGGCGGTGATCCACACGATCGTGATCTACCCGGACACCGGACGCATGACGATTCTGTGGCGTGGGTCGGCAAAGGCGCTACGGCCCTACCTGCCCGAGGAACTGGAACGCATGCCGTTTGAGGCGATTTGGAACTGA
- a CDS encoding FHA domain-containing protein, whose amino-acid sequence MRVVVRVTSEINHGRRFWLIPGQSVVVGGDESAEVAFPHSGMMPQQFQLKCDFHRCTLTALAESTCCNGTPVTQTTLSSGDRIEAGQMRFVVEMDAPKPASTGGVSRPKKSPAAKAGVGKSPDARPPRWQIVRSTDKATLLRAHPSEQADGLAAHRSALASIERSDSTRVFRLIPPACQSPDATNDVAPPAEDPPATLFVARHLHGEIQQRLSVSLKPMEQPLSQWPIDGELGTVGWVTQGDDALVLRVLGLAAQGRGATHARANPQWMLCSADAAEVTRLIVDSDDVYLDNLVDGFDLLWAECPDPPQLLVLVNKDCLAQLNPS is encoded by the coding sequence ATGCGAGTCGTCGTGCGAGTCACCTCGGAGATCAATCACGGCCGTCGGTTTTGGTTGATCCCGGGACAGTCGGTGGTTGTCGGCGGCGATGAGTCGGCTGAAGTGGCGTTTCCGCACTCCGGGATGATGCCCCAACAATTCCAACTGAAGTGCGATTTCCATCGTTGCACGTTGACCGCGCTGGCGGAATCGACCTGCTGCAACGGTACACCGGTCACACAGACCACGCTGTCCAGCGGCGACCGGATTGAAGCCGGGCAGATGCGATTCGTCGTTGAAATGGACGCCCCAAAGCCGGCTTCGACCGGAGGCGTTTCGCGACCGAAGAAATCACCCGCTGCAAAGGCCGGTGTGGGGAAATCCCCCGACGCCCGACCGCCGCGGTGGCAGATCGTTCGCTCGACCGACAAAGCGACGTTACTGCGAGCCCATCCGAGCGAACAAGCCGACGGGTTGGCAGCACATCGATCGGCCTTGGCAAGCATCGAACGATCCGATTCCACGCGCGTGTTCCGGCTGATTCCACCGGCTTGCCAATCGCCGGACGCCACAAACGATGTTGCACCGCCTGCCGAAGATCCGCCGGCAACCCTGTTCGTCGCCCGGCATCTCCACGGAGAGATTCAGCAACGGTTGTCGGTTTCACTGAAGCCGATGGAGCAGCCACTAAGCCAATGGCCGATCGACGGCGAGCTTGGAACCGTCGGCTGGGTCACCCAAGGCGACGATGCGCTGGTCCTGCGGGTGTTGGGCTTGGCCGCTCAAGGCCGAGGCGCGACGCATGCGCGTGCCAACCCCCAGTGGATGCTGTGCAGCGCGGATGCGGCCGAAGTCACGCGTTTGATCGTCGATTCGGACGACGTGTATCTGGACAATCTGGTCGACGGATTCGATCTACTTTGGGCCGAGTGTCCCGATCCACCGCAATTGTTGGTTCTGGTCAACAAAGATTGCCTGGCACAACTGAATCCGTCCTGA
- a CDS encoding Hcp family type VI secretion system effector, translating into MAAYIKFDGVDGECKDKDHKGWSDLLSFSQAVHQPGGSATGSTRRRGDVILEDISCAKELDKSSPKIAESVCKGKVYPKVEIDVTASYTDAGRVTYYRYELKNVLVTSYSIGGAGQSESVPTEDFSLNFEEIKVTYTENDSKGKKKGNIEYSWKVEEGES; encoded by the coding sequence ATGGCTGCTTACATTAAATTCGATGGCGTCGACGGCGAATGCAAAGACAAGGATCACAAGGGATGGAGCGACCTGCTGTCGTTCAGCCAAGCGGTTCACCAGCCCGGCGGTTCGGCCACCGGATCGACGCGTCGACGCGGTGACGTCATCCTGGAAGACATCTCCTGCGCCAAGGAACTGGACAAATCGAGTCCCAAGATTGCCGAATCGGTGTGCAAGGGCAAAGTCTATCCGAAGGTCGAAATCGACGTCACCGCCTCGTACACCGACGCCGGCCGTGTGACCTACTACCGTTATGAACTGAAGAACGTGCTGGTGACCAGCTACAGCATCGGCGGTGCCGGTCAAAGCGAGTCGGTTCCGACCGAAGACTTCTCACTGAACTTCGAAGAAATCAAGGTGACCTACACCGAGAACGATTCCAAGGGCAAGAAGAAGGGCAACATCGAGTACAGCTGGAAGGTCGAAGAAGGCGAAAGCTGA
- a CDS encoding type VI secretion system Vgr family protein: protein MALQQQNRLLNLTTVLGDDVLFLISFTGNEEMGRLFHYHLELISDDPGIKPQDIVGTPIGWSIELADNSRRHWHGYVKSLSCGDVDGQDRRNYRVEVVPWLWFLSQTSDCKIFQDTKVPDIIDAVLGEYGFADYQPDLQLDHKDWEYCVQYRETDFNFLSRLMEQEGIFYYFKHSDGAHQMVITDHKDGYYTLPEANVDFPDDIGSRAIDDHLTSWERKFLFVPGKWAQRDYNFKTPSDDLGTDTGTVVDLPDVSDYEIYDYPGEYPDKSIGGGETRLRIEAEETRHDIVSATSLCKTFQTGGRFTVDQHRDSSQQGAEAVITAIQHSGSEPLAYETGGGGEGLMYRNSITCIPASRVFRTTRTTAKPIISGVQTAIVTGPAGEEIYPDEYGRVKCQFHWDRYGEKDDKSSCWIRVSQVHAGSGFGGIDIPRIDQEVVVSFLEGDPDRPLITGRVYHAQNMPPWDLPANKTQSGYLSRSSKGGGKDNANAIRFEDLKGEEQVWIHAEKNQDIEVENDETHWVGHDRSKTIDNDETVHVKHDRTETVDNDETITIKNNRTESVGVNETISIGKDRTEDVGKNETITIGENRTESVGKNETISVGGDRAETVGKGETVSVGKDRSHDVGANDSLTVAKNLTINAGDQITITTGKASITMKKDGTISISGKDITINGSGKITGKASKNMVLKGKKILQN, encoded by the coding sequence ATGGCACTTCAACAGCAAAACCGGCTCCTGAATTTGACCACGGTTCTCGGCGACGATGTGCTGTTTCTGATCTCTTTCACCGGCAATGAAGAAATGGGCCGGTTGTTCCATTACCACTTGGAACTGATCAGCGACGATCCCGGCATCAAACCGCAGGACATCGTCGGCACGCCGATCGGCTGGAGCATCGAACTGGCCGACAACTCGCGACGCCATTGGCACGGCTATGTCAAAAGCCTTTCCTGCGGCGACGTCGACGGCCAGGATCGGCGCAATTATCGCGTCGAAGTCGTGCCCTGGTTGTGGTTTCTGTCCCAGACCAGCGACTGCAAGATTTTTCAGGACACCAAGGTCCCCGACATCATCGATGCCGTCTTGGGCGAATACGGGTTTGCCGATTACCAGCCTGATCTGCAACTGGATCACAAAGACTGGGAATACTGCGTCCAGTATCGCGAAACCGATTTCAACTTCTTGTCACGGCTGATGGAGCAAGAAGGCATCTTCTACTACTTCAAACACTCCGACGGTGCCCACCAGATGGTGATCACCGACCACAAGGACGGCTACTACACGCTGCCCGAAGCCAACGTCGACTTTCCCGACGACATCGGGTCGCGGGCGATCGACGATCACCTGACCAGTTGGGAACGCAAGTTCCTGTTCGTGCCGGGCAAATGGGCGCAGCGGGACTACAATTTCAAAACGCCCAGCGACGATCTTGGCACCGATACCGGGACCGTTGTCGACCTGCCCGATGTCAGTGATTACGAGATCTACGATTACCCCGGCGAGTATCCCGACAAGAGTATCGGTGGCGGCGAAACACGGTTGCGAATCGAAGCCGAGGAAACGCGCCACGACATCGTTTCGGCGACCAGTTTGTGCAAGACGTTTCAAACCGGTGGTCGGTTCACCGTCGATCAACACCGCGACAGCAGCCAGCAAGGCGCCGAAGCCGTGATCACCGCGATCCAGCACTCCGGCAGCGAACCGCTGGCCTATGAGACCGGAGGCGGGGGCGAAGGGTTGATGTATCGCAATTCGATCACCTGCATCCCCGCTTCACGCGTGTTCCGCACCACACGCACCACGGCCAAGCCGATCATCAGCGGCGTGCAAACCGCGATCGTCACCGGCCCGGCCGGCGAGGAAATTTATCCCGACGAGTACGGCCGCGTGAAATGCCAATTTCACTGGGATCGCTACGGCGAAAAAGACGACAAGAGCAGTTGCTGGATCCGTGTCTCGCAGGTCCATGCGGGATCCGGTTTCGGCGGCATCGATATTCCACGGATCGATCAAGAAGTCGTCGTCAGTTTTCTCGAAGGCGATCCGGATCGACCGTTGATCACCGGTCGCGTCTACCATGCGCAAAACATGCCGCCCTGGGATCTGCCGGCCAACAAGACCCAAAGCGGCTATCTGTCACGCAGCAGCAAGGGCGGCGGGAAGGACAACGCCAACGCGATCCGATTCGAAGACCTCAAGGGCGAAGAACAGGTTTGGATCCACGCCGAAAAGAACCAGGACATCGAAGTCGAAAACGACGAAACGCATTGGGTCGGACATGACCGCAGCAAGACGATCGACAACGACGAAACGGTGCACGTCAAACACGACCGGACCGAAACGGTCGACAACGACGAAACCATCACGATCAAAAACAACCGTACCGAAAGCGTCGGCGTCAACGAAACCATCTCGATCGGCAAAGATCGCACCGAAGACGTCGGCAAAAACGAAACCATCACGATCGGCGAAAATCGGACCGAATCCGTCGGCAAGAACGAAACGATTTCCGTCGGCGGCGATCGCGCCGAAACCGTCGGCAAAGGAGAAACCGTCTCGGTCGGCAAGGATCGCAGCCACGACGTCGGTGCCAATGACTCGCTGACGGTCGCCAAAAATTTGACGATCAACGCCGGCGACCAGATCACGATCACCACCGGCAAAGCATCCATCACGATGAAGAAAGATGGTACGATTTCGATCTCCGGCAAAGACATCACGATCAACGGCTCGGGGAAAATCACCGGCAAAGCCAGCAAGAACATGGTCCTCAAAGGCAAGAAAATTCTGCAGAACTAA